The sequence TTGAAAAGCTGGTGAACGTTGCCCAAGATCCAAAATCCCACAGGTATCCCGAAAGTTCGGGACTTCCCAATTTAAAAAAGGAAATTGCCAAATATTATAACCGCCATTACAACATTGATCTGGATGCGGACAAAGAAACCTACTTCACCATTGGCTCTAAAGAAGGTATTTCGCATTTGTGTCTGGCCATCATGGGTCCCGGGGACTGCGTTCTGGTTCCGGCACCAGCCTTTCCCATCCATATTTATGCCGCGGTGATCGCTGGTGCAAATGTTATGAGAATCCCCCTGGAGCCTGAAAATGGCTTTCTGGACAGGATCATTAAAGTATGTGAAGCCTGTTACCCCAGTCCAAAGGTTCTTATGCTCAATTACCCCCATAACCCCACGGGCGTTGTAACGGATAAGGCTTTTTTCAAAGAGATCGTAAAGCTTGCCAAACGGTTTAAATTCATGGTCATCAATGACTTTGCCTACGCCAAAATAACCTATGACGGATATGTTGCCCCAAGTTTCCTGGAAATTGAGGGCGCCAAAGATGTTGGTGTCGAGTTTGGATCCTTTTCAAAATCATACAATATGGCCGGCTGGCGCATTGGCTATTGTG comes from uncultured Desulfobacter sp. and encodes:
- a CDS encoding aminotransferase class I/II-fold pyridoxal phosphate-dependent enzyme → MEQDNIIRFASRMDYLPPYLFGMINKMKMDKRRNGDDVIDLGMGNPMDPTPDAVIEKLVNVAQDPKSHRYPESSGLPNLKKEIAKYYNRHYNIDLDADKETYFTIGSKEGISHLCLAIMGPGDCVLVPAPAFPIHIYAAVIAGANVMRIPLEPENGFLDRIIKVCEACYPSPKVLMLNYPHNPTGVVTDKAFFKEIVKLAKRFKFMVINDFAYAKITYDGYVAPSFLEIEGAKDVGVEFGSFSKSYNMAGWRIGYCVGNEKIVEALGKIKGYFDYGIFSAIQVAGIIALRDCDDTIPELAKIYEHRRDVLCSGLERIGWDIERPKAGMFVWAKIPEPFDKMGSMEFAIQLMNKGNVAVAPGAGFSEEGEGYLRLALVENEERLRQAVRQMKKAMDQMKI